The Kitasatospora paranensis genome has a window encoding:
- a CDS encoding FAD-binding oxidoreductase — protein sequence MQAPVRAALKSIVGDAHYRDTDGDLVPFSRDATPLFSARPDAVVFPADTREVAAVLELATRHAVPVVPRGAGSNLCAATVALHGGIVLALTRLNRVLEIAPSELLARVQPGVTSAALADAAAREDLLWAPDPGSRTVATIGGTIATNAGGLRGLKYGVTRDYVLGLEAVLPTGEVIRTGGRLHKDVAGYDLTRLLTGSEGTLAVITEATLALRPAPRTSGTGVAYFADLATAGRAVDAIISDGVLPATLEFLDRSCIRAVEEFAGLDLRTDAGALLLFGDDGEPDSVARTMARMSDSCSARGALEVTTAARIAEAEALLAARRCTLPALSRLGALTILEDATVPRPRIAEMVERIDRIAERHDLTIATFGHAGDGNLHPTCVIGSRENTGAVARAEHAFGEIFSAALELGGTITGEHGVGAAKFPHLSAQLGPDQMSLLRRVKGAFDPAGILNPGKLGS from the coding sequence GTGCAAGCCCCTGTCCGAGCCGCGCTGAAGTCGATCGTCGGCGACGCCCACTACCGGGACACCGACGGTGACCTGGTCCCCTTCAGCCGGGACGCGACCCCGCTGTTCTCCGCCCGGCCCGACGCCGTGGTCTTCCCCGCCGACACCCGCGAGGTGGCGGCCGTCCTGGAACTCGCCACCCGGCACGCCGTCCCGGTCGTCCCGCGCGGCGCCGGCTCCAACCTGTGCGCCGCGACCGTCGCGCTGCACGGCGGCATCGTCCTCGCGCTCACCCGCCTGAACCGCGTCCTGGAGATCGCCCCGTCCGAGCTCCTCGCCCGCGTGCAGCCGGGCGTCACCAGCGCGGCGCTCGCCGACGCCGCCGCCCGCGAGGACCTGCTGTGGGCGCCCGATCCGGGCAGCCGCACCGTCGCCACCATCGGCGGCACCATCGCCACCAACGCGGGCGGACTGCGCGGCCTGAAGTACGGCGTCACCCGCGACTACGTCCTCGGACTGGAGGCCGTCCTGCCCACCGGGGAGGTCATCCGCACCGGCGGCCGACTCCACAAGGACGTCGCCGGGTACGACCTGACCCGGCTGCTGACCGGTTCCGAGGGCACCCTCGCCGTCATCACCGAGGCCACCCTCGCGCTGCGCCCCGCGCCCCGCACCTCCGGCACCGGCGTCGCCTACTTCGCCGACCTGGCCACGGCGGGCCGGGCCGTCGACGCGATCATCTCCGACGGCGTGCTGCCCGCCACCCTGGAGTTCCTGGACCGGTCCTGCATCCGCGCCGTGGAGGAGTTCGCCGGGCTGGACCTGCGCACCGACGCCGGGGCGCTGCTGCTCTTCGGCGACGACGGCGAACCCGACTCCGTGGCCCGGACCATGGCCCGGATGAGCGACTCCTGCTCCGCCCGGGGCGCCCTGGAGGTCACCACCGCCGCCCGGATCGCCGAGGCCGAGGCGCTGCTCGCCGCCCGCCGCTGCACGCTGCCCGCGCTGTCCCGGCTGGGGGCGCTCACCATCCTGGAGGACGCGACCGTGCCCCGCCCGCGGATCGCCGAGATGGTGGAGCGGATCGACCGGATCGCCGAACGCCACGACCTCACCATCGCCACCTTCGGCCACGCGGGCGACGGCAACCTCCACCCGACCTGCGTCATCGGGTCCCGCGAGAACACCGGGGCCGTCGCCCGCGCCGAGCACGCCTTCGGGGAGATCTTCTCCGCCGCCCTGGAACTCGGCGGCACCATCACCGGCGAACACGGCGTCGGCGCGGCCAAGTTCCCCCACCTGTCGGCGCAGCTCGGCCCCGACCAGATGTCCCTGCTGCGCCGGGTCAAGGGCGCCTTCGACCCGGCCGGAATCCTCAACCCCGGAAAGCTGGGTTCATGA
- a CDS encoding glycoside hydrolase family 125 protein, which translates to MAGPPRPPVGNEAFEDDVDRVGDAGQGGECVIRTGCRGRVHGQTEQQGEEDDGAVFGAQVLGGPPRGGPASGDTLQRGGRGAPVAVTGMSWSGFRPSDDRCTYGYPTRWPRSPCNGLAELASAAGRAALAAEASALPTELTTAVRAHNTMAHQEGRVYAYEVDGLLEPSPGTWTPEFHAARVILRVAAGCCSNWIGLR; encoded by the coding sequence ATGGCCGGCCCGCCCCGGCCACCGGTGGGGAACGAAGCCTTCGAGGACGATGTCGACCGCGTCGGCGATGCCGGGCAGGGAGGGGAGTGCGTCATCCGGACCGGGTGCCGCGGGCGGGTTCATGGCCAGACTGAACAGCAGGGCGAGGAGGACGACGGCGCCGTGTTCGGCGCGCAGGTACTCGGCGGGCCGCCCCGGGGCGGCCCGGCCTCCGGAGACACCCTGCAGCGCGGTGGGCGTGGCGCACCGGTGGCGGTCACCGGCATGTCCTGGTCGGGCTTCCGCCCCAGCGACGACCGGTGCACGTACGGCTATCCAACGCGCTGGCCGCGGTCTCCCTGCAACGGTCTGGCGGAGCTCGCCTCGGCGGCCGGCCGGGCGGCTCTGGCGGCCGAGGCCTCGGCCCTGCCGACGGAACTCACCACGGCGGTGCGGGCACACAACACCATGGCGCACCAGGAGGGACGGGTGTACGCCTACGAGGTGGACGGCCTACTTGAGCCTTCCCCCGGGACGTGGACACCGGAGTTTCATGCGGCGAGGGTGATCTTACGGGTTGCCGCTGGCTGCTGTTCGAACTGGATCGGGCTGAGGTAG